Proteins encoded within one genomic window of Diceros bicornis minor isolate mBicDic1 chromosome X, mDicBic1.mat.cur, whole genome shotgun sequence:
- the LOC131400504 gene encoding melanoma-associated antigen H1 yields the protein MPRGRKSRRRRNARAAEENRNSRKIRASEASETPMAASVVPSTPEDSLSGPEAARNTPEEASTTPAEASSTAQAQKPSVARSNFQGARKSLLMSILALIFFMGNSAKEALVWKVLGKLGMQPGRQHSIFGDPKKVVTEEFVRRGYLIYKPVPCSRPVEYEFFWGPRAHVESSKLKVMHFVARVRNRCSKDWPCNYDWDSDDDAEVEAILNSGARGYSAP from the coding sequence ATGCCGCGGGGACGCAAGAGTCGGCGCCGCCGTAACGCAAGGGCCGCAGAAGAGAACCGCAACAGTCGTAAGATCCGGGCCTCAGAAGCCTCCGAGACCCCAATGGCGGCCTCTGTTGTCCCAAGCACCCCGGAGGACAGCCTGAGCGGCCCGGAGGCAGCCCGGAACACTCCGGAAGAGGCCTCCACTACCCCTGCGGAAGCCTCGAGCACCGCTCAAGCGCAAAAGCCTTCGGTAGCCCGGAGCAATTTTCAAGGCGCCAGGAAAAGTCTCCTGATGTCCATATTAGCACTCATCTTCTTCATGGGCAACAGCGCCAAGGAGGCCCTGGTCTGGAAAGTGCTAGGGAAGTTGGGGATGCAGCCTGGCCGGCAGCACAGCATCTTTGGAGATCCAAAGAAGGTCGTCACAGAAGAGTTTGTGCGCAGAGGGTACTTGATTTATAAGCCTGTGCCCTGTAGCCGCCCCGTGGAGTATGAGTTCTTCTGGGgacctcgagcacacgtggaatCTAGCAAGCTGAAAGTCATGCATTTTGTGGCAAGGGTGCGTAACCGATGCTCCAAGGACTGGCCATGTAATTATGATTGGGATTCGGATGATGATGCAGAAGTTGAGGCTATCCTCAATTCAGGTGCTAGGGGTTACTCCGCCCCTTAG